One window from the genome of Dioscorea cayenensis subsp. rotundata cultivar TDr96_F1 chromosome 3, TDr96_F1_v2_PseudoChromosome.rev07_lg8_w22 25.fasta, whole genome shotgun sequence encodes:
- the LOC120252940 gene encoding LOW QUALITY PROTEIN: AAA-ATPase At5g57480 (The sequence of the model RefSeq protein was modified relative to this genomic sequence to represent the inferred CDS: inserted 2 bases in 1 codon; deleted 1 base in 1 codon), translating to MKEFWTSIASLLGALAFFQSILQAVFPPQLRFTIAKLSHRLFHCFSSYCYFEITETDGVNTNELYNAVQLYLSRSASVSASRLSLSRALNSSSFTYSLSNNDQLVDTFNGATATWEHVVTQRQNPSFSWRAIPDEKRGFTLSIKKKDKPIILQCYLNHIMLTAAQLRHLNQDRLLFTNSRGGALDSRGHPWESVPFKHPSTFDTLALDPARKLEILLDLRDFADGQAFYKKTGRAWKRGYLLYGPPGTGKSSLIAAMANFLGYDIYDLELTEVHSNSELRKLLMKTTPKSIIVIEDIDCSINLSNRSSAGKVTVPCSGPDSVVHGVDDVNSSKTITLSGLLNFTDGLWSCCGSERIFVFTTNHIEKLDPALLRSGRMDMHIFMSYCSFPALKILMKNYLDWDFDGEENGDEDELLKELEEVVDGAEMTPADISEVLIKNRRFEKRQAAKELLQVLRKQSVGXKRKKSNGNEVMMEEEQEKRALESPKEDEETLVNHNEKKNNAGKDK from the exons ATGAAGGAGTTCTGGACTTCAATAGCATCACTACTGGGCGCCTTAGCTTTCTTCCAAAGCATTCTCCAAGCCGTGTTCCCACCCCAACTCCGTTTCACCATTGCTAAGCTCTCTCACCGTCTCTTCCACTGCTTCTCCTCCTACTGCTACTTCGAGATAACTGAAACCGATGGCGTGAACACCAACGAGCTCTACAACGCCGTTCAGCTTTACCTTAGCCGCTCTGCCTCCGTGTCAGCTAGCCGGTTGAGCCTTAGCCGAGCTCTCAACTCGTCTTCCTTCACTTACTCCCTCTCTAACAACGACCAACTTGTTGACACCTTCAATGGCGCCACCGCCACCTGGGAACACGTCGTCACTCAGCGGCAAAATCCATCCTTTTCCTGGCGTGCCATCCCTGATGAGAAGCGTGGCTTCACCCTCTCCATCAAGAAGAAGGACAAACCTATTATTCTTCAATGCTATCTCAATCACATCATGCTCACCGCCGCCCAGCTCCGTCATCTCAACCAAGATCGTCTTCTTTTCACTAACTCCCGTGGCGGTGCTCTTGACTCCCGTGGCCACCCTTGGGAGTCTGTTCCTTTCAAACATCCTAGCACTTTTGATACTCTGGCTCTTGATCCTGCTCGCAAGCTTGAGATCCTTCTTGATCTTAGAGATTTCGCTGATGGCCAGGCTTTTTATAAGAAGACTGGAAGAGCTTGGAAACGTGGGTATCTTCTTTATGGACCTCCAGGTACTGGGAAATCTAGC TTGATTGCTGCCATGGCTAACTTTCTTGGCTATGATATTTATGATCTTGAGCTTACTGAGGTTCATTCTAATTCTGAGCTCCGGAAACTCCTCATGAAGACTACTCCTAAATCCATCATTGTCATTGAAGATATTGACTGCTCTATCAATCTCTCTAACCGGAGTTCTGCTGGGAAGGTGACCGTCCCCTGTTCTGGGCCTGATTCTGTTGTACATGGTGTTGATGATGTTAATTCTTCCAAGACTATTACTTTATCTGGGCTGCTGAATTTTACTGATGGGTTGTGGTCGTGTTGTGGGAGTGAGAGGATTTTTGTGTTCACGACCAATCATATTGAGAAGCTTGATCCTGCTCTGTTGAGGTCTGGCAGGATGGATATGCATATCTTCATGAGTTACTGTTCTTTTCCCGCACTTAAGATTTTGATGAAGAATTACTTGGATTGGGATTTTGATGGTGAAGAGAATGGAGATGAGGATGAGTTGTTGAAGGAGTTGGAAGAGGTGGTTGATGGCGCTGAGATGACTCCTGCTGATATTAGTGAAGTTCTTATTAAGAACAGGCGATTTGAGAAGCGTCAGGCTGCAAAAGAGCTCTTGCAAGTGCTGAGGAAACAGAGTGTTGG TAAAAGGAAGAAGAGTAATGGGAATGAAGTGATGATGGAGGAGGAGCAGGAGAAGAGAGCATTGGAGAGTCCAAAGGAGGATGAAGAGACATTGGTGAACCACAacgagaagaagaacaatgccggtAAGGATAAGTGA